Proteins encoded by one window of Camelus bactrianus isolate YW-2024 breed Bactrian camel chromosome 9, ASM4877302v1, whole genome shotgun sequence:
- the DYRK1B gene encoding dual specificity tyrosine-phosphorylation-regulated kinase 1B isoform X2, with amino-acid sequence MLAARPPHWGPHRAQAPRGPRASPDPGLSGGGSRGAGCEKAPPGRAPAPGLAPLRPSEPTMAVPPGHGPFSGFPGPQEHTQVLPDVRLLPRRLPLAFRDATSAPLRKLSVDLIKTYKHINEVYYAKKKRRAQQAPPQDSSTKKEKKVLNHGYDDDNHDYIVRSGERWLERYEIDSLIGKGSFGQVVKAYDHQTQELVAIKIIKNKKAFLNQAQIELRLLELMNQHDTEMKYYIVHLKRHFMFRNHLCLVFELLSYNLYDLLRNTHFRGVSLNLTRKLAQQLCTALLFLATPELSIIHCDLKPENILLCNPKRSAIKIVDFGSSCQLGQRIYQYIQSRFYRSPEVLLGTPYDLAIDMWSLGCILVEMHTGEPLFSGSNEVDQMNRIVEVLGIPPAPMLDQAPKARKYFERLPGGGWTLRRTKELRKDYQGPGTRRLQEDLVLRMLEYEPAARISPLGALQHGFFRRTADEATNTGPAGSSASTSPAPLDTCPSSSTASSISSSGGSSGSSSDNRTYRYSNRYCGGPGPPITDCEMNSPQVPSSQPLRPWAGGDVPHRTHQAPASTSSLPGAGAQLPPQPRCLGRPPSPTSPPPPELMDVSLVGGPPDCSPPHPAPAPQHPAASALRTRMTGGRPPLPPPDDPATLGPRLGLRGVPQSTAASS; translated from the exons ATGCTGGCCGCTCGCCCACCACACTGGGGGCCCCACCGCGCCCAGGCCCCCCGTGGGCCCCGCGCCAGCCCTGACCCGG GTCTCAGCGGCGGTGGCAGCCGAGGTGCAGGATGCGAGAAGGCGCCCCCCGGCCGGGCTCCCGCTCCAGGCCTCGCTCCCCTGCGGCCCTCTGAGCCCACCATGGCCGTCCCACCAGGCCATGGTCCCTTCTCTGGCTTCCCGGGGCCCCAGGAGCACACGCAG GTATTGCCTGATGTGCGGCTACTGCCACGGAGGCTGCCCCTGGCCTTCCGAGACGCGACCTCGGCCCCACTGCGCAAGCTCTCCGTGGACCTCATCAAGACCTACAAGCACATCAATGAG GTATACTATGCGAAGAAGAAGCGGCGGGCCCAGCAAGCGCCACCTCAGGACTCGAGCaccaagaaggagaaaaaggtCCTAAACCACGGTTATGACGATGACAACCATGACTACATCGTGCGCAGTGGCGAGCGCTGGCTGGAGCGCTATGAGATTGACTCACTCATTGGCAAAGGCTCCTTTGGCCAG GTGGTGAAAGCCTACGATCATCAGACCCAGGAGCTGGTGGCCATCAAGATCATCAAGAACAAAAAGGCCTTCCTGAACCAGGCCCAGATTGAGCTGCGCTTGCTGGAGCTGATGAACCAGCATGACACAGAGATGAAGTACTACATAG TGCACCTGAAACGGCACTTCATGTTCCGGAACCACCTGTGCCTGGTGTTCGAACTGCTTTCCTACAACCTGTACGACCTCCTGCGCAACACGCACTTCCGCGGTGTCTCGCTGAACCTGACGCGGAAGCTGGCGCAGCAGCTCTGCACGGCGCTGCTCTTCCTGGCCACGCCCGAGCTCAGCATCATTCACTGCGACCTCAAGCCCGAGAACATCCTGCTCTGCAATCCCAAACGCAGCGCCATCAAGATCGTGGACTTTGGCAGCTCCTGCCAGCTCGGCCAGCGG atctACCAGTATATCCAGAGCCGCTTCTACCGTTCGCCCGAGGTGCTCCTGGGCACACCCTATGACCTGGCCATTGACATGTGGTCCTTGGGCTGCATCCTGGTGGAGATGCACACTGGAGAGCCCCTCTTCAGTGGCTCCAATGAG GTGGACCAGATGAACCGGATTGTGGAGGTGCTGGGCATCCCACCAGCCCCCATGCTGGACCAGGCACCCAAGGCTCGAAAGTACTTTGAGCGGCTGCCTGGGGGTGGCTGGACCCTGCGAAGGACAAAGGAACTCAGGAAG GATTACCAGGGCCCCGGGACGCGGCGGCTGCAGGAG GACCTGGTGCTGCGCATGCTGGAGTATGAGCCCGCCGCCCGCATCAGCCCACTGGGGGCTCTGCAGCACGGCTTCTTCCGCCGCACGGCTGATGAGGCCACCAACACGGGGCCGGCAGGCAGCAGTGCCTCCACCTCGCCCGCTCCCCTCGacacctgcccctcctccagcaccGCCAGCTCCATCTCCAGCTCTG GAGGCTCCAGTGGCTCCTCCAGTGACAACCGGACCTACCGCTATAGCAACCGATATTGTGGGGGCCCTGGGCCTCCCATCACTGACTGTGAGATGAACAGCCCCCAG GTCCCATCCTCCCAGCCGCTGCGCCCCTGGGCAGGGGGTGATGTGCCCCACAGGACACATCAGGCCCCTGCCTCCACCTCGtcactgccaggggctggggcccagTTACCCCCCCAACCCCGATGCCTTGGTCGCCCCCCATCACCAACCTCGCCACCACCCCCGGAGCTGATGGATGTGAGCCTGGTGGGCGGCCCTCCGGACTGCTCCCCGCCTCACCCTGCGCCTGCCCCCCAGCACCCGGCTGCCTCAGCCCTCCGGACTCGGATGACAGGAGGTcgtccacccctcccaccccctgatgACCCTGCCACTCTGGGGCCTCGCTTGGGCCTCCGTGGTGTACCCCAGAGCACGGCAGCCAGCTCatga
- the DYRK1B gene encoding dual specificity tyrosine-phosphorylation-regulated kinase 1B isoform X3: MLAARPPHWGPHRAQAPRGPRASPDPGLSGGGSRGAGCEKAPPGRAPAPGLAPLRPSEPTMAVPPGHGPFSGFPGPQEHTQVLPDVRLLPRRLPLAFRDATSAPLRKLSVDLIKTYKHINEVYYAKKKRRAQQAPPQDSSTKKEKKVLNHGYDDDNHDYIVRSGERWLERYEIDSLIGKGSFGQVVKAYDHQTQELVAIKIIKNKKAFLNQAQIELRLLELMNQHDTEMKYYIVHLKRHFMFRNHLCLVFELLSYNLYDLLRNTHFRGVSLNLTRKLAQQLCTALLFLATPELSIIHCDLKPENILLCNPKRSAIKIVDFGSSCQLGQRIYQYIQSRFYRSPEVLLGTPYDLAIDMWSLGCILVEMHTGEPLFSGSNEVDQMNRIVEVLGIPPAPMLDQAPKARKYFERLPGGGWTLRRTKELRKDLVLRMLEYEPAARISPLGALQHGFFRRTADEATNTGPAGSSASTSPAPLDTCPSSSTASSISSSGGSSGSSSDNRTYRYSNRYCGGPGPPITDCEMNSPQVPSSQPLRPWAGGDVPHRTHQAPASTSSLPGAGAQLPPQPRCLGRPPSPTSPPPPELMDVSLVGGPPDCSPPHPAPAPQHPAASALRTRMTGGRPPLPPPDDPATLGPRLGLRGVPQSTAASS, from the exons ATGCTGGCCGCTCGCCCACCACACTGGGGGCCCCACCGCGCCCAGGCCCCCCGTGGGCCCCGCGCCAGCCCTGACCCGG GTCTCAGCGGCGGTGGCAGCCGAGGTGCAGGATGCGAGAAGGCGCCCCCCGGCCGGGCTCCCGCTCCAGGCCTCGCTCCCCTGCGGCCCTCTGAGCCCACCATGGCCGTCCCACCAGGCCATGGTCCCTTCTCTGGCTTCCCGGGGCCCCAGGAGCACACGCAG GTATTGCCTGATGTGCGGCTACTGCCACGGAGGCTGCCCCTGGCCTTCCGAGACGCGACCTCGGCCCCACTGCGCAAGCTCTCCGTGGACCTCATCAAGACCTACAAGCACATCAATGAG GTATACTATGCGAAGAAGAAGCGGCGGGCCCAGCAAGCGCCACCTCAGGACTCGAGCaccaagaaggagaaaaaggtCCTAAACCACGGTTATGACGATGACAACCATGACTACATCGTGCGCAGTGGCGAGCGCTGGCTGGAGCGCTATGAGATTGACTCACTCATTGGCAAAGGCTCCTTTGGCCAG GTGGTGAAAGCCTACGATCATCAGACCCAGGAGCTGGTGGCCATCAAGATCATCAAGAACAAAAAGGCCTTCCTGAACCAGGCCCAGATTGAGCTGCGCTTGCTGGAGCTGATGAACCAGCATGACACAGAGATGAAGTACTACATAG TGCACCTGAAACGGCACTTCATGTTCCGGAACCACCTGTGCCTGGTGTTCGAACTGCTTTCCTACAACCTGTACGACCTCCTGCGCAACACGCACTTCCGCGGTGTCTCGCTGAACCTGACGCGGAAGCTGGCGCAGCAGCTCTGCACGGCGCTGCTCTTCCTGGCCACGCCCGAGCTCAGCATCATTCACTGCGACCTCAAGCCCGAGAACATCCTGCTCTGCAATCCCAAACGCAGCGCCATCAAGATCGTGGACTTTGGCAGCTCCTGCCAGCTCGGCCAGCGG atctACCAGTATATCCAGAGCCGCTTCTACCGTTCGCCCGAGGTGCTCCTGGGCACACCCTATGACCTGGCCATTGACATGTGGTCCTTGGGCTGCATCCTGGTGGAGATGCACACTGGAGAGCCCCTCTTCAGTGGCTCCAATGAG GTGGACCAGATGAACCGGATTGTGGAGGTGCTGGGCATCCCACCAGCCCCCATGCTGGACCAGGCACCCAAGGCTCGAAAGTACTTTGAGCGGCTGCCTGGGGGTGGCTGGACCCTGCGAAGGACAAAGGAACTCAGGAAG GACCTGGTGCTGCGCATGCTGGAGTATGAGCCCGCCGCCCGCATCAGCCCACTGGGGGCTCTGCAGCACGGCTTCTTCCGCCGCACGGCTGATGAGGCCACCAACACGGGGCCGGCAGGCAGCAGTGCCTCCACCTCGCCCGCTCCCCTCGacacctgcccctcctccagcaccGCCAGCTCCATCTCCAGCTCTG GAGGCTCCAGTGGCTCCTCCAGTGACAACCGGACCTACCGCTATAGCAACCGATATTGTGGGGGCCCTGGGCCTCCCATCACTGACTGTGAGATGAACAGCCCCCAG GTCCCATCCTCCCAGCCGCTGCGCCCCTGGGCAGGGGGTGATGTGCCCCACAGGACACATCAGGCCCCTGCCTCCACCTCGtcactgccaggggctggggcccagTTACCCCCCCAACCCCGATGCCTTGGTCGCCCCCCATCACCAACCTCGCCACCACCCCCGGAGCTGATGGATGTGAGCCTGGTGGGCGGCCCTCCGGACTGCTCCCCGCCTCACCCTGCGCCTGCCCCCCAGCACCCGGCTGCCTCAGCCCTCCGGACTCGGATGACAGGAGGTcgtccacccctcccaccccctgatgACCCTGCCACTCTGGGGCCTCGCTTGGGCCTCCGTGGTGTACCCCAGAGCACGGCAGCCAGCTCatga
- the FBL gene encoding rRNA 2'-O-methyltransferase fibrillarin isoform X2 produces the protein MKPGFSPRGGGFGGRGGFGDRGGRGGGRGGFGGGRGGFGGGRGRGGGFRGRGRGGGGGRGGGFQSGGNRGRGRGGKKGNQSGKNVMVEPHRHEGVFICRGKEDALVTKNLVPGESVYGEKRVSISEGDDKIEYRAWNPFRSKLAAAILGGVDQIHIKPGAKVLYLGAASGTTVSHVSDIVGPDGLVYAVEFSHRSGRDLINLAKKRTNIIPVIEDARHPHKYRMLIAMVDVIFADVAQPDQTRIVALNAHTFLRNGGHFVISIKANCIDSTASAEAVFASEVKKMQQENMKPQEQLTLEPYERDHAVVVGVYRPPPRVKN, from the exons ATGAAGCCAG GTTTCAGCCCCCGTGGGGGCGGCTTCGGTGGCAGAGGTGGCTTTGGTGACCGTGGCGGTCGCGGTGGAGGCCGTGGAGGCTTTGGCGGAGGCCGAGGAGGCTTTGGCGGGGGCCGAGGTCGAGGCGGAGGCTTCAGGGGCCgtggacgaggaggaggaggaggaagag GCGGCGGGTTCCAGTCTGGTGGCAACCGGGGTCGTGGTCggggaggaaaaaagggaaaccAGTCCGGGAAGAATGTGATGGTGGAGCCTCATCGCCACGAGG GTGTCTTCATTTGTCGAGGAAAGGAAGATGCACTGGTTACCAAGAATCTGGTCCCTGGAGAATCAGTTTATGGAGAGAAGAGAGTCTCCATTTCG GAGGGAGATGACAAAATTGAGTACCGTGCCTGGAACCCCTTCCGTTCCAAGCTGGCGGCAGCAATCCTGGGCGGCGTGGACCAGATCCACATCAAGCCTGGGGCCAAGGTGCTCTACCTCGGGGCTGCCTCGGGCACCACCGTCTCCCACGTCTCTGACATCGTAGGCCCG GATGGTCTGGTCTATGCAGTTGAGTTCTCCCACCGTTCTGGCCGTGACCTCATTAACTTGGCCAAGAAGAGGACCAACATTATTCCTGTCATTGAAGATGCCCGGCACCCACACAAATACCGCATGCTTATCG CGATGGTAGACGTGATCTTTGCCGATGTGGCCCAGCCAGACCAGACCCGGATTGTAGCCTTGAATGCCCACACCTTCCTACGTAATGGAGGGCACTTTGTGATTTCCATTAAG GCCAACTGCATAGACTCCACAGCATCTGCCGAGGCCGTGTTTGCCTCTGAAGTGAAAAAGATGCAACAGGAGAACATGAAGCCTCAGGAGCAGTTGACCCTAGAGCCATACGAGAGAGACCACGCTGTGGTCGTGGGTGTGTACAG GCCACCCCCCAGGGTGAAGAACTGA
- the DYRK1B gene encoding dual specificity tyrosine-phosphorylation-regulated kinase 1B isoform X4: MAVPPGHGPFSGFPGPQEHTQVLPDVRLLPRRLPLAFRDATSAPLRKLSVDLIKTYKHINEVYYAKKKRRAQQAPPQDSSTKKEKKVLNHGYDDDNHDYIVRSGERWLERYEIDSLIGKGSFGQVVKAYDHQTQELVAIKIIKNKKAFLNQAQIELRLLELMNQHDTEMKYYIVHLKRHFMFRNHLCLVFELLSYNLYDLLRNTHFRGVSLNLTRKLAQQLCTALLFLATPELSIIHCDLKPENILLCNPKRSAIKIVDFGSSCQLGQRIYQYIQSRFYRSPEVLLGTPYDLAIDMWSLGCILVEMHTGEPLFSGSNEVDQMNRIVEVLGIPPAPMLDQAPKARKYFERLPGGGWTLRRTKELRKDYQGPGTRRLQEVLGVQTGGPGGRRAGEPGHSPADYLRFQDLVLRMLEYEPAARISPLGALQHGFFRRTADEATNTGPAGSSASTSPAPLDTCPSSSTASSISSSGGSSGSSSDNRTYRYSNRYCGGPGPPITDCEMNSPQVPSSQPLRPWAGGDVPHRTHQAPASTSSLPGAGAQLPPQPRCLGRPPSPTSPPPPELMDVSLVGGPPDCSPPHPAPAPQHPAASALRTRMTGGRPPLPPPDDPATLGPRLGLRGVPQSTAASS; encoded by the exons ATGGCCGTCCCACCAGGCCATGGTCCCTTCTCTGGCTTCCCGGGGCCCCAGGAGCACACGCAG GTATTGCCTGATGTGCGGCTACTGCCACGGAGGCTGCCCCTGGCCTTCCGAGACGCGACCTCGGCCCCACTGCGCAAGCTCTCCGTGGACCTCATCAAGACCTACAAGCACATCAATGAG GTATACTATGCGAAGAAGAAGCGGCGGGCCCAGCAAGCGCCACCTCAGGACTCGAGCaccaagaaggagaaaaaggtCCTAAACCACGGTTATGACGATGACAACCATGACTACATCGTGCGCAGTGGCGAGCGCTGGCTGGAGCGCTATGAGATTGACTCACTCATTGGCAAAGGCTCCTTTGGCCAG GTGGTGAAAGCCTACGATCATCAGACCCAGGAGCTGGTGGCCATCAAGATCATCAAGAACAAAAAGGCCTTCCTGAACCAGGCCCAGATTGAGCTGCGCTTGCTGGAGCTGATGAACCAGCATGACACAGAGATGAAGTACTACATAG TGCACCTGAAACGGCACTTCATGTTCCGGAACCACCTGTGCCTGGTGTTCGAACTGCTTTCCTACAACCTGTACGACCTCCTGCGCAACACGCACTTCCGCGGTGTCTCGCTGAACCTGACGCGGAAGCTGGCGCAGCAGCTCTGCACGGCGCTGCTCTTCCTGGCCACGCCCGAGCTCAGCATCATTCACTGCGACCTCAAGCCCGAGAACATCCTGCTCTGCAATCCCAAACGCAGCGCCATCAAGATCGTGGACTTTGGCAGCTCCTGCCAGCTCGGCCAGCGG atctACCAGTATATCCAGAGCCGCTTCTACCGTTCGCCCGAGGTGCTCCTGGGCACACCCTATGACCTGGCCATTGACATGTGGTCCTTGGGCTGCATCCTGGTGGAGATGCACACTGGAGAGCCCCTCTTCAGTGGCTCCAATGAG GTGGACCAGATGAACCGGATTGTGGAGGTGCTGGGCATCCCACCAGCCCCCATGCTGGACCAGGCACCCAAGGCTCGAAAGTACTTTGAGCGGCTGCCTGGGGGTGGCTGGACCCTGCGAAGGACAAAGGAACTCAGGAAG GATTACCAGGGCCCCGGGACGCGGCGGCTGCAGGAGGTGCTGGGCGTGCAGACGGGCGGGCCCGGGGGCCGGCGGGCGGGGGAGCCGGGCCACAGCCCCGCCGACTACCTCCGCTTCCAGGACCTGGTGCTGCGCATGCTGGAGTATGAGCCCGCCGCCCGCATCAGCCCACTGGGGGCTCTGCAGCACGGCTTCTTCCGCCGCACGGCTGATGAGGCCACCAACACGGGGCCGGCAGGCAGCAGTGCCTCCACCTCGCCCGCTCCCCTCGacacctgcccctcctccagcaccGCCAGCTCCATCTCCAGCTCTG GAGGCTCCAGTGGCTCCTCCAGTGACAACCGGACCTACCGCTATAGCAACCGATATTGTGGGGGCCCTGGGCCTCCCATCACTGACTGTGAGATGAACAGCCCCCAG GTCCCATCCTCCCAGCCGCTGCGCCCCTGGGCAGGGGGTGATGTGCCCCACAGGACACATCAGGCCCCTGCCTCCACCTCGtcactgccaggggctggggcccagTTACCCCCCCAACCCCGATGCCTTGGTCGCCCCCCATCACCAACCTCGCCACCACCCCCGGAGCTGATGGATGTGAGCCTGGTGGGCGGCCCTCCGGACTGCTCCCCGCCTCACCCTGCGCCTGCCCCCCAGCACCCGGCTGCCTCAGCCCTCCGGACTCGGATGACAGGAGGTcgtccacccctcccaccccctgatgACCCTGCCACTCTGGGGCCTCGCTTGGGCCTCCGTGGTGTACCCCAGAGCACGGCAGCCAGCTCatga
- the FBL gene encoding rRNA 2'-O-methyltransferase fibrillarin isoform X1, translating into MKPGFSPRGGGFGGRGGFGDRGGRGGGRGGFGGGRGGFGGGRGRGGGFRGRGRGGGGGRGDRRGSFSWTCQAGREELWGRRLSLHLCLAGGGFQSGGNRGRGRGGKKGNQSGKNVMVEPHRHEGVFICRGKEDALVTKNLVPGESVYGEKRVSISEGDDKIEYRAWNPFRSKLAAAILGGVDQIHIKPGAKVLYLGAASGTTVSHVSDIVGPDGLVYAVEFSHRSGRDLINLAKKRTNIIPVIEDARHPHKYRMLIAMVDVIFADVAQPDQTRIVALNAHTFLRNGGHFVISIKANCIDSTASAEAVFASEVKKMQQENMKPQEQLTLEPYERDHAVVVGVYRPPPRVKN; encoded by the exons ATGAAGCCAG GTTTCAGCCCCCGTGGGGGCGGCTTCGGTGGCAGAGGTGGCTTTGGTGACCGTGGCGGTCGCGGTGGAGGCCGTGGAGGCTTTGGCGGAGGCCGAGGAGGCTTTGGCGGGGGCCGAGGTCGAGGCGGAGGCTTCAGGGGCCgtggacgaggaggaggaggaggaagaggtgacaGAAGAGGAAGCTTTTCCTGGACTTGCCAGGCGGGGAGGGAGGAGCTGTGGGGTCGCCGTCTCTCATTGCATCTCTGCCTTGCAGGCGGCGGGTTCCAGTCTGGTGGCAACCGGGGTCGTGGTCggggaggaaaaaagggaaaccAGTCCGGGAAGAATGTGATGGTGGAGCCTCATCGCCACGAGG GTGTCTTCATTTGTCGAGGAAAGGAAGATGCACTGGTTACCAAGAATCTGGTCCCTGGAGAATCAGTTTATGGAGAGAAGAGAGTCTCCATTTCG GAGGGAGATGACAAAATTGAGTACCGTGCCTGGAACCCCTTCCGTTCCAAGCTGGCGGCAGCAATCCTGGGCGGCGTGGACCAGATCCACATCAAGCCTGGGGCCAAGGTGCTCTACCTCGGGGCTGCCTCGGGCACCACCGTCTCCCACGTCTCTGACATCGTAGGCCCG GATGGTCTGGTCTATGCAGTTGAGTTCTCCCACCGTTCTGGCCGTGACCTCATTAACTTGGCCAAGAAGAGGACCAACATTATTCCTGTCATTGAAGATGCCCGGCACCCACACAAATACCGCATGCTTATCG CGATGGTAGACGTGATCTTTGCCGATGTGGCCCAGCCAGACCAGACCCGGATTGTAGCCTTGAATGCCCACACCTTCCTACGTAATGGAGGGCACTTTGTGATTTCCATTAAG GCCAACTGCATAGACTCCACAGCATCTGCCGAGGCCGTGTTTGCCTCTGAAGTGAAAAAGATGCAACAGGAGAACATGAAGCCTCAGGAGCAGTTGACCCTAGAGCCATACGAGAGAGACCACGCTGTGGTCGTGGGTGTGTACAG GCCACCCCCCAGGGTGAAGAACTGA
- the DYRK1B gene encoding dual specificity tyrosine-phosphorylation-regulated kinase 1B isoform X1, with protein MLAARPPHWGPHRAQAPRGPRASPDPGLSGGGSRGAGCEKAPPGRAPAPGLAPLRPSEPTMAVPPGHGPFSGFPGPQEHTQVLPDVRLLPRRLPLAFRDATSAPLRKLSVDLIKTYKHINEVYYAKKKRRAQQAPPQDSSTKKEKKVLNHGYDDDNHDYIVRSGERWLERYEIDSLIGKGSFGQVVKAYDHQTQELVAIKIIKNKKAFLNQAQIELRLLELMNQHDTEMKYYIVHLKRHFMFRNHLCLVFELLSYNLYDLLRNTHFRGVSLNLTRKLAQQLCTALLFLATPELSIIHCDLKPENILLCNPKRSAIKIVDFGSSCQLGQRIYQYIQSRFYRSPEVLLGTPYDLAIDMWSLGCILVEMHTGEPLFSGSNEVDQMNRIVEVLGIPPAPMLDQAPKARKYFERLPGGGWTLRRTKELRKDYQGPGTRRLQEVLGVQTGGPGGRRAGEPGHSPADYLRFQDLVLRMLEYEPAARISPLGALQHGFFRRTADEATNTGPAGSSASTSPAPLDTCPSSSTASSISSSGGSSGSSSDNRTYRYSNRYCGGPGPPITDCEMNSPQVPSSQPLRPWAGGDVPHRTHQAPASTSSLPGAGAQLPPQPRCLGRPPSPTSPPPPELMDVSLVGGPPDCSPPHPAPAPQHPAASALRTRMTGGRPPLPPPDDPATLGPRLGLRGVPQSTAASS; from the exons ATGCTGGCCGCTCGCCCACCACACTGGGGGCCCCACCGCGCCCAGGCCCCCCGTGGGCCCCGCGCCAGCCCTGACCCGG GTCTCAGCGGCGGTGGCAGCCGAGGTGCAGGATGCGAGAAGGCGCCCCCCGGCCGGGCTCCCGCTCCAGGCCTCGCTCCCCTGCGGCCCTCTGAGCCCACCATGGCCGTCCCACCAGGCCATGGTCCCTTCTCTGGCTTCCCGGGGCCCCAGGAGCACACGCAG GTATTGCCTGATGTGCGGCTACTGCCACGGAGGCTGCCCCTGGCCTTCCGAGACGCGACCTCGGCCCCACTGCGCAAGCTCTCCGTGGACCTCATCAAGACCTACAAGCACATCAATGAG GTATACTATGCGAAGAAGAAGCGGCGGGCCCAGCAAGCGCCACCTCAGGACTCGAGCaccaagaaggagaaaaaggtCCTAAACCACGGTTATGACGATGACAACCATGACTACATCGTGCGCAGTGGCGAGCGCTGGCTGGAGCGCTATGAGATTGACTCACTCATTGGCAAAGGCTCCTTTGGCCAG GTGGTGAAAGCCTACGATCATCAGACCCAGGAGCTGGTGGCCATCAAGATCATCAAGAACAAAAAGGCCTTCCTGAACCAGGCCCAGATTGAGCTGCGCTTGCTGGAGCTGATGAACCAGCATGACACAGAGATGAAGTACTACATAG TGCACCTGAAACGGCACTTCATGTTCCGGAACCACCTGTGCCTGGTGTTCGAACTGCTTTCCTACAACCTGTACGACCTCCTGCGCAACACGCACTTCCGCGGTGTCTCGCTGAACCTGACGCGGAAGCTGGCGCAGCAGCTCTGCACGGCGCTGCTCTTCCTGGCCACGCCCGAGCTCAGCATCATTCACTGCGACCTCAAGCCCGAGAACATCCTGCTCTGCAATCCCAAACGCAGCGCCATCAAGATCGTGGACTTTGGCAGCTCCTGCCAGCTCGGCCAGCGG atctACCAGTATATCCAGAGCCGCTTCTACCGTTCGCCCGAGGTGCTCCTGGGCACACCCTATGACCTGGCCATTGACATGTGGTCCTTGGGCTGCATCCTGGTGGAGATGCACACTGGAGAGCCCCTCTTCAGTGGCTCCAATGAG GTGGACCAGATGAACCGGATTGTGGAGGTGCTGGGCATCCCACCAGCCCCCATGCTGGACCAGGCACCCAAGGCTCGAAAGTACTTTGAGCGGCTGCCTGGGGGTGGCTGGACCCTGCGAAGGACAAAGGAACTCAGGAAG GATTACCAGGGCCCCGGGACGCGGCGGCTGCAGGAGGTGCTGGGCGTGCAGACGGGCGGGCCCGGGGGCCGGCGGGCGGGGGAGCCGGGCCACAGCCCCGCCGACTACCTCCGCTTCCAGGACCTGGTGCTGCGCATGCTGGAGTATGAGCCCGCCGCCCGCATCAGCCCACTGGGGGCTCTGCAGCACGGCTTCTTCCGCCGCACGGCTGATGAGGCCACCAACACGGGGCCGGCAGGCAGCAGTGCCTCCACCTCGCCCGCTCCCCTCGacacctgcccctcctccagcaccGCCAGCTCCATCTCCAGCTCTG GAGGCTCCAGTGGCTCCTCCAGTGACAACCGGACCTACCGCTATAGCAACCGATATTGTGGGGGCCCTGGGCCTCCCATCACTGACTGTGAGATGAACAGCCCCCAG GTCCCATCCTCCCAGCCGCTGCGCCCCTGGGCAGGGGGTGATGTGCCCCACAGGACACATCAGGCCCCTGCCTCCACCTCGtcactgccaggggctggggcccagTTACCCCCCCAACCCCGATGCCTTGGTCGCCCCCCATCACCAACCTCGCCACCACCCCCGGAGCTGATGGATGTGAGCCTGGTGGGCGGCCCTCCGGACTGCTCCCCGCCTCACCCTGCGCCTGCCCCCCAGCACCCGGCTGCCTCAGCCCTCCGGACTCGGATGACAGGAGGTcgtccacccctcccaccccctgatgACCCTGCCACTCTGGGGCCTCGCTTGGGCCTCCGTGGTGTACCCCAGAGCACGGCAGCCAGCTCatga